A portion of the Mustela erminea isolate mMusErm1 chromosome 19, mMusErm1.Pri, whole genome shotgun sequence genome contains these proteins:
- the ERICH4 gene encoding glutamate-rich protein 4: MELWGQLRQAGLVPPGLGPPPRVLREVPPVGRAGQTLLSPRADTAGARECVLWIWEELERLRQVDLQLLGRLCSLGLEMGALREELFTFLEEESLIEEEEEEEEEEPEGKQEEGHLGAFGSALHHQPPDFEMTI, translated from the exons ATGGAGCTGTGGGGGCAACTGAGGCAGGCGGGACTGGTGCCCCCGGGGCTGGGCCCCCCTCCCCGGGTCCTGAGGGAGGTCCCCCCGGTGGGGAGAGCTGGCCAGACCCTCCTGTCCCCAAGGGCAGACACTGCAGGTGCCAGGGAGTGTGTGCTGTGGATCTGGGAGGAGCTG GAGCGCCTCCGCCAAGTGGACCTCCAGCTGCTGGGCCGGCTGTGCAGtctggggctggagatggggGCGCTTCGGGAGGAACTCTTcaccttcctggaggaggagagcctcatcgaggaagaagaggaggaggaggaggaagagcctgaggggaagcaggaggagggacacctgggggccTTCGGCTCAGCCCTGCACCACCAGCCCCCTGACTTCGAGATGACCATCTGA